A stretch of DNA from Cellulomonas fengjieae:
CGTGGCGGCTCCGCGACCTGACGGTCAGGCCCGGACGGCCTCCGTGTCGGGCTCGTAGGCGAGCAGCTGCTCGAGGAGGCGCAGCGAGCTGTCCTTGGCCAGGGACTCACCCGTCCACGTCTCCTTGAGGGTGAGCGTCCGCCCGTCGTGCAGCGTGAGCTCGGCGTGCAGCGGGGTCCGCTTGGTGATCTTCGCCGTCGCGATCTCCTCGTAGGCGAGGAAGCGGTGGTACGACGCGAGCTGCAGCACGGAGCCGGACTGCAGCAGCCCGAACATGCGCGCCTTGCCGTTCTCGTCGCGCTTCGGCGTCGGCACCAGGATCATGCCGAGGTCGAGCACCAGCACGTCGTGCTTGGTGCCGTCGACCTTGACGCTCGCGAGCCCGCCGAGCACCTCGCCACCGTGGGCGGTGGCGGTGTCGGCCACCTGACCGGTCGAGGTGACGTCGACACCGAGCTCGGCGAGGTGCGCGCGCGCCGACTCGATCGTGTCCGGACGCAGCGCCGCCGCGACCACCGGCGTGAGGTTGATCGGCCGGCCGTCGCGGCCCGCGAGCGCCGCCGGACCGCTCCACGAGTGCTGCCACCGGGCGACCCCTGCCTGGACCGCCGCCTGGCTCACCAGCAGCTCCATGACGTCGGCCAGCGGGTCGCCCTCACCCTCCTCCGCGACGATGCCGAGGTCCTCCTCGAGCCGCCCGCGCCCGCCACCAGCCACCACGTCGAGCACGGTGCCGAGGTTGGCGCGCTGCTGCCCGGCCACCCGTGCCGCCGCCCGGTACACGACGTCCGCGGTGCGCTGGCGTGACGCCGCCAGGGAGGTCGCGGTGAGCTCCTCCCAGTCGAGCTGGGTGCGGCCGTCGACGTCGACCGCCGCCGCCGCGAGGTCCGTGGCCACGGCGTCGAAGCCCGGGATCAGCGACGACGCCGGGCGCGTGTCGCGGGGGACGTCGACGTCGGGCATGGCCTCCATCGCGGCGACGCGGGCGGCGATCGAGGGGTGGCTGTCCCAGCGCGACTGCTCGGCCGGCGGCGCGTCGTCGCGCATCTGCGCCAGCTCCGTCGTCCGGGCGGCGACCAGGTGGCCGAAGCCGCCGAAGAAGCCCTGTGCGGTCGGCGCGTAGCCCGACTCCCACGCGTCCTCGAGGTAGCTGCTCAGGTAGAACGACCAGGCCGCGTCCGCGACGGGGATCTCGCGCAGGGCGCTCTGCGCGGTGGCGCGGCCGGCGATCCGCACGGAGAGCTGGTCCGCCTCGAGCTCCTGGCGCCGGTTCACGGCCGCGGAGACGACGAAGAAGAGGCGCGCGTACTGGCGCAGGAACCAGCCGACGATGTTGCCCGACAGCTGCTGGAGCGTCGCGATGATCGCCTGCTTGCCGCGGTAGGTCAACGGTCCGAGGCGCGTGTGGCTCCGGGAGTAGTGCCCGAGCTCGTGCGCGAGCACGGAGCGCAGCTGGCCCACGTCCAGTGTCTGGAGCAGCGGGACTCCCAGGTACAGGTGCCGCGTCCCGCCGACGAGGCCGAGCAGCCGGGTGTCCTCGGAGACGGCGGCGTTCACGTCGGGCAGGAGCCGGATGTCGTCGGGTGCGCGGGTGTCGGCGGCGGCGGCGAGCTCGCGGACGGTCTCCCACAGCTCCGGCGCGTCGGCGGGCGTCAGCGCCGGGCCGCGGTCGGGGGCCGGGCGTGCCCGCGCGACCTGCCACAGCGCGACGACGAGGCCGACCGCGACGGCCGCGGTGAAGAACCCGAGCTTGGCGGCGGCGGCCTCCGCGTCGGACTGGAACGCCCACACGGTGAGCGCCCCCATGCCCACGATCAGCCCCAGGGCGACGACGTAGAAGCCGGCCAGCAGCACCGCCGACAGGGCGGCGCGCAAGGTCGTGGTCACGAGAGAGGTCCTTCCGGTGCGGGGCCGCCACTGCCGCGGACCTCGGTTCGCGGGGGAGCGTAGCGGTCCGACGACCGGTGCGAGCGTCGTGCGGCGGGCGTCGTTGGACCGAACGGATTAAGCCGTCGCGACGCGCACGACGAGCGCCCCGTGGTCCACCCGCGCGGACAGCTCGGTGACCCGTCCGACGATGTCGCCGTCGACCTGCACGTGCTCGCCGCCCTGCACCACCACGCGCACCTCCTGCGCCCGCGTGTGGTCGATGCGGCCGATCTTGGCCGGCAGGTCGTTGCGCACGCCCGCGCCCTGGAGCATGACCTCCCCGAACAGCTGCGCCCAGCCCGCGATCCCGCCACGGGTGTCGATCGCGGCGATGTCGAGCCAGCCGTCGTCGAGCTGCGCGTCCGGCAGCAGCGTGATCCCGCCGGGCAGCCGCCCGCAGTTGCCGATGAGCAGGCTGCGCAACCGGGTGGACGTCATGGGCTGGTCGTCGAGCCGGACGTGCACCCGGGTGCGGCGGCCGTGCAGGTGGCGCATGCCCGACACGAAGTACGCGATCCAGCCGACCCGGGCCTTGAGCTGCTCGTCGGTGTCGGCGACCATCGCCGCGTCGAACCCGAGCCCGGCGATGACCAGGAAGATGTGGTCGCGCTGGAGGTCGAGCTCGGTGTAGGGCTCCGCGGCGTCCGCCACCGGGTCGTCGGGGTCGGACTGCCAGCGGTGCACCCGCAGCCAGCCCACGTCGATCGTCCGGTCGCGGCCCTCCAGCGCCAGCCGCAGCGCCGCCATGGGGTCGCTGAGGGGCAGGTCGAGGTTGCGTGCCAGCAGGTTGCCGGTGCCCAGCGGGATCAGGCCCATCGGGACGCCAGTGCCGACGAGCCCTTCGGCCACCGCCCGCACCGTGCCGTCCCCGCCGATCGCGACGACGACGTCCGCCCGCTGCGCGACAGCCGCGCGCGCCTGGCCGACCCCGGGGTCCGCGATCGTCGTCTCGAGCCACAGCGGCTCGGGCAGCCCGCGCGCCGCGCACGCGGCCAGCACGGCGGTCCGCAGCGCGGGCAGGTCCTGCTTCGAGGGGTTGGCGACGAAGGCGACGCGCTGGCCGGCCGCCTCGACGTCGCGCGCCGGCCGGAGCTCGCGGGCCCCTGCCCCGGTGCCGGGCGTCTCGATCCGGCGGCGCAGCTCGCGCTGCCGGAGCAGCAGGATCACGGCCAGCACGAGCGCGGCGAGCGCGACGACGGCCGCGCACACGGCCACCCACCCCTCCCAGGTCACGGGTCTGAATCTACGGGTCGCGCCGCGTCGGCCGGTGCAGGATCCGGCGAGCCTCCTGGTGATCCGCGCCGCACCCGCCCCGCACGCGGCCCCGGGCCCAGCGCGGCAGTGGCACCGGCGTCCCGTCCCGCTCCGCTCCGCGAGATCGTGGCATCGGCACGAAGTCGTGGGTGTGAACCGACGATCTCGTGCCGAACCCACGATCTCGTGCGGGCGGCGGGCCGGGCGGCGGGCGGGCGGGCGGCGGGGCGGTGCCTGCGGTCGGGCGGGTCAGGTGTGGGTCTGTAGGGTTCTTGGGTGATCGATCTGCGGCTCCTGCGGGAGGATCCCGACCTTGTCCGAGCCAGCCAGGTGGCGCGGGGCGACGACCCGCACCTCGTCGACGAGGTGCTCGACGCCGACGCGCGCCGACGCTCCGCGCTCACCGAGTTCGAGACGGTGCGCGCCGAGCAGAAGTCCCTGGGCAAGCTCGTCGCCAAGGCGCAGGGCGACGAGAAGCACGCGCTGCTGACCCGCGCCAAGCACCTCGCGGAGCAGGTCAAGGCGCTGCAGTCCGACGCCGACGCCGCCGAGGCGCACGCGACGGAGCTGAGCCGCCGCATCTCGAACGTCGTCGAGGACGGCGTGCCCCCCGGCGGGGAGAACGACTACGTCGTGCTCAAGCACGTCGGCGAGGTGCGCGACTTCGACTTCCCGGTGCGGGACCACCTCGCGCTCGGCGAGGGCCTCGCGGCCATCGACACCGAGCGCGGCGCCAAGGTGTCCGGCGCGCGGTTCTACTACCTGACCGGGATCGGCGCGCGCCTCGAGCTGGCGCTGCTGAACGCCGCCGTGGACAAGGCGCTGGGCGCCGGGTTCACCCCGGTCATCACGCCGACGCTGGTCAAGCCGGAGGTCATGGCGGGCACCGGCTTCCTCGGCGCGCACGCCGACGAGGTCTACCACCTGCCGGCCGACGACCTGTACCTGGTCGGCACGAGCGAGGTGGCGCTCGCGGGCTTCCACATGGGGGAGATCCTCGACCTGTCGGCCGGGCCCAAGCGGTACGCCGGCTGGTCGGCCTGCTACCGGCGCGAGGCCGGCTCGTACGGCAAGGACACCCGCGGGATCATCCGCGTGCACCAGTTCCACAAGGTCGAGGCGTTCGCGTACACGACGGTCGAGGACGCCTACGACGAGCACCGCCGGATCCTCGGCTGGCAGGAGGAGATGCTGGCCCTCGCCGAGCTGCCGTACCGCGTCATCGACACGGCCGCGGGCGACCTGGGCTCCAGCGCGGCCCGCAAGTTCGACTGCGAGGCGTGGCTGCCCAGCCAGGAGCGGTACCTCGAGCTGACCTCGACCTCCAACTGCACGACGTTCCAGGCCCGCCGCCTCGGCGTCCGCGAGCGCACCGCCGACGGCTCGATGCGGCCGGTCGCCACGCTCAACGGCACCCTGGCCACCACCCGCTGGATCGTGGCGCTCCTGGAGAACCACCAGCAGGCCGACGGTTCGGTCCGCGTCCCGGCGGGGCTGCGTCCGTACCTGGGCGGCCTCGAGGTGCTGGAGCCGGCGCGATGACCCGCTGCCACCTCGTCGCCCTCGACGTCGATGGGACGCTGATGTCCTACGACGGCAGGATCTCCGACGAGGTGCGGGCCGCCGTGCGCGCCGTGCGCGACGCGGGCATGCACGTGGTCCTGGCGACCGGCCGCGGCGTGCACTCGGCGGCTCCCGTGGCGCACTCGCTCGGGCTCACGCAGGGGTGGCTGGTCTGCTCGAACGGGGCGGTGACCGCCCGGCTCGACCCGGCGGCGGAGAACGGGTACGAGATCGTCCGCGTCGTGACGTTCGACCCCGGCCCGGCCCTGCGCACGATCGCCCTCGAGCTGCCCGACGCCCTGTTCGCGGTCGAGGACCTCGGCCTGGGCTTCCGCGTCAGCGCCGACTTCCCCGAGGGGGAGCTGTCCGGCGACCTCGAGGTGGTGTCCTGGGAGGAGCTGACCTCGACCCCGGCCACCCGGGTCGTGATCCGCAGCCCCGGCAGCACCCCGGAGCTGTTCCACGAGCTGGTCGAGCGCGTCGGCCTGCACGAGGTCGAGTACGCAGTGGGCTGGTCCGCCTGGCTCGACCTGACGCCCGGTGGGGTGTCGAAGGCCAGCGCGCTCGAGGACGTCCGCCAGCACCTGGCCGTGCAGCCGCACGCGACCGTGGCGATCGGGGACGGCAGCAACGACGTGCAGATGCTGCGCTGGGCGGCCCGCGGTGTGGCGATGGGCCACGCGGGCGACGCGGTGCGCGCCGCGGCCGACGAGGTCACCGGCGCCATCGAGGACGACGGCGCGCTCGCGGTGCTGCACAGTCTGCTGAACTGAAGCGCTGCCGACGATCTCGTAACCCGAGGCGGTGGTTCCGCACGGTTTCCGTCGTCCGAGGTGCCTGAATCCCCTCGTTACGTAATCGTGACCGGATTACGCGCGGTTGCCGGTTGCGCCCGACTTTGCGAAGGGCTTGCATCGATCGCACAGGCGCGGTCGAGACGGTCGCGCCCTTGCGACATGACGACGTGGAGGTCTCATGAACGGCACGCGCACGCGCCGGGGATACAGGGCGGCTGCAGCAGCGGGGGCGGGGCTCGCACTCCTGCTGGCCGGGTGCTCCGGCGGCGACGGTGACGGGGGAGGCGGTGACGAGGGCACCGGGGAGGCCACGGCGGACTGCGCCGACTTCGAGCAGTACGGCGACCTGACCGGCAAGACCATCTCGATCTACGCGGGCATCGTGACGCCCGAGGACCAGCCGTACGTCGAGTCGTTCGCGCCGTTCGAGGAGTGCACGGGCGCCACGGTCGACTACCAGGCGGACAAGCAGTTCGAGCAGCAGATCCTCGTGCGCGCCGAGGCCGGCAACCCGCCCGACATCGCGATCGTCCCGCAGCCCGGTCTGCTGGCCCAGCTGGTGGCCACCGGAACGGTCGTGCCGGCGCCCGAGGGCGTCTCCGCCAACGTCGACGAGTTCTGGGACGAGGCGTGGAAGGAGTACGGCTCGGTCGACGGCACCTTCTACGCCGCCCCCTCGGGCGCGAGCGTGAAGTCGCTCGTCTGGTACTCGCCGGCGCAGTTCGAGGAGAACGGCTGGGAGATCCCGACGACGCTGGACGACCTCGCCGCCCTCTCGGACTCGATCGTCGACACCGGCATCAAGCCGTGGTGCGCCGGCATCGCGTCGGGTGAGGCGACCGGCTGGCCGGTCACCGACTGGATGGAGGACATGATGCTCCGGGTCGCGGGCCCGGAGGCCTTCGACCAGTGGGTCTCGCACGAGATCCCGTTCAACTCCGAGGACCCGACGGCCGCCCTCGACGCGGTGGGCGACTACCTCAAGAACGACGCGTACGTGAACGGCGGCTTCGGTGACGTGACGTCGATCGCCAGCACCGCCTTCCAGGACGGTGGCCTGCCGATCCTCGACGGCCAGTGCGCCCTGCACCGGATGGCGAGCTTCTACGCGGCCAACTGGCCCGAGGGCACGACGGTCGCCGAGGACGGCGACGTGTTCGCGTTCTACCTGCCGGCCGAGTCGGAGGACGAGCGCCCCGTGCTCGGCGCCGGCGAGTTCGTCACGGCGTTCTCCGACCGGCCCGAGGTGCAGGCGCTGCAGGAGTTCTGGTCGAGCGCCGAGTGGGCCAACCTCAAGGCGAAGTCGAGCTCCGACCTCACGGGCGGCGGCTGGCTGACGGCCAACAAGGGGCTCGACAAGGAGAACCTGGTCAACCCGATCGACATCCTGTCCGCCGACATCCTGCTGGACCCCGAAGCGGTGTTCCGGTTCGACGGCTCGGACCGGATGCCGGCAGCCGCGAACAGCGCGTTCTGGAAGGAGGCGACTGCCTGGATCACGGGGCAGCCGACCATCGAGACGCTGAACAAGATCGAGGCCGCCTGGCCGGCGTCCTGACATGAGCCCGGTCCCCGGGGCCGCCCGCGTGGCGACCCCGGGGATCGGGCTGTCCAGGTCCCACGTCCCCGTCCCCGGGAGGTTCGGTGCAGCTCGCCGAGAAGTTCGGCACGATGGTGGTGGCCCTGCTGGCCTTCACCGCCGTCATCGGTCTGATCCTGTTCGTCGTCGCGCTCCTCGAGAAGCGCGGCGTCAGGCGCGTCGCCTGGTTCTTCGTCGGCCCCACCGCCCTGCTCCTGCTGGTGGGCCTCGTGTACCCCGCAGCCCGCACCATCGTGCGGTCGTTCTTCGACGCCGCCAACGAGGCCTTCATCGGCTTCGACAACTACTCGGCGATCTTCACCTCGCCCGACCAGCTCGTCGTGCTGCGCAACACCGTGCTGTGGGTGGTCGTCGCCCCGTTCATCGCCACGGCGGTCGGCCTGCTCTACGCGATCATCGTGGACGGCGCGCGCGGTGAGGCGTTCGCCAAGTCGCTGATCTTCCTGCCGATGGCGATCTCGTTCGTCGGCGCCTCGATCATCTGGAAGTTCGTCTACGAGTACCGGTTCTACGACCCCGACCTCAAGGTCAACCCCGAGCAGATCGGCCTGCTCAACCAGATCGTGGTGTGGCTCGGCGGGCAACCTCAGCAGTTCCTCATCAACGAGCCGTGGAACAACCTCTTCCTCATCGTCGTGATGATCTGGATCCAGGCCGGCTTCGCGATGACCATCCTGTCCGCCGCGATCAAGGCGATCCCCACGGACATCGTCGAGGCCGCCCGCCTCGACGGGGTGTCCGGCTTCCGGATGTTCCGGTTCATCACGGTGCCGACGATCCGGCCGACGCTCGTGGTCGTCCTCACGACGATCGCCATCGGCAGCCTCAAGGTCTTCGACATCGTGCGCACGATGACCGGTGGCCTGTTCGGCACGAGCGTCGTGGCGAACGAGTTCTTCACGCAGAGCTTCAGCGCCGGCAACCAGGGCCTGGGCGCGGCGCTGGCCGTCCTGCTGTTCGTCCTCGTGGTGCCGATCATCGTCTACAACATCCGCCAGCTGCGCGCCTCGGAGGCACGATGACCACCACCGGCCCCCAGCTCGACCTCGGCGGCATGCAGGGCCCGTCGGACACCCGCGACGGCCGCCCGTCGGCGCTCGCGGAGGCGACCAAGAAGCGCCTGAGCTCGCCGTGGGCGTCGCTCGTCGCGGTCGTCCTCGCCGTCGTGTGGACGATCCCGACGTTCGGCCTGCTGGTCAGCTCGTTCCGCCCCGCGCGGGACATCAGCCGGTCGGGCTGGTGGACGGTCTTCACCAGCCCGAACTTCACGCTCGAGAACTACGAGCTCGTGCTCTCGCCCGAGGGCAGCAGCTCGCTGGCGCCGTACATCGTCAACTCGATCGTCATCGTGATCCCCGGGGTCGTCATCCCCATCCTCATCGCGTCGCTCGCGGCCTACGCATTCGCGTGGATGGACTTCAAGGGCAAGAACGTGCTGTTCGTGGCGGTGTTCGCGCTCCAGATCGTGCCCATCCAGGTGACGCTCATCCCCCTGCTCAGCCTGTACGCGGACCTCAACATCGCGGGCACGTTCTGGTCGATCTGGATCTCGCACACCATGTTCGGCCTGCCGCTGACCGTGTTCCTCCTGCACAACTTCATCCGGGAGGTCCCGCACGAGCTGCTGGAGGCGGCGCGTGTGGACGGCGCCGGGCACGTGACGATCTTCTTCCGGCTCATGCTGCCGATCCTGAAGCCCGCGCTCGCGGCCATCGGGATCTACCAGTTCCTGTGGGTGTGGAACGACCTGCTGGTGGCGCTGACGTTCGCCGGGTCGTCGCAGGAGGTGGCACCGATGACCGTGGCGCTGTTCAACCTCACCGGCCAGCGCGGCTCGCAGTGGTTCCTGCTCACGGCGGGCGCGTTCGTGTCGATCATCATCCCGGTGCTGGTGTTCCTCAGCCTGCAGCGCTACTTCGTGCGCGGCCTGCTAGCCGGGTCGGTCAAGGGGTAGGTCGGAGCAGGGTCCGGGCGCTCCTCCGACCGCGTCTAGCCTGAGGCCGTGCCCGCGCCCCTGCTCTTCGTCGTCTCGGGGCTGACGCAGTACCTGGGCGCAGCGCTCGCGGTCGGGGTCTTCGGCACGATCGCCGCCGCCAGCGTCGCGTGGCTGCGGGTGGCCGTCGCTGCCGTCGTGCTCGTGCTGTGGCAGCGGCCGTGGCGGTCCCGGTGGCGGCTCGCGGACCTGCGCACCGCCGCGGTCTTCGGGGTGGTGCTCGCCGTGATGAACGTGGCGTTCTACGTCGCGATCGACCACCTGCCCCTGGGCACGGCGGTGTCGCTGGAGTTCCTCGGCCCGGTGGCGGTCGCCGCGGTGACGGGGCGGGGGTGGCGCGACCGGGTCGGCATCGCGGTCGCCGCGGCGGGGGTCGTCCTGCTGGCGGGTGTCAGCCTCGACACCGGGCCCGACGCGGTGGTCGGACTGGTGGCGATCAGCGTCGCCGCGGCGTGCTGGGCCGCGTACATCCTGCTCGGCCGGCGCGTGGCACGGGCGGCGAACGGCGGGATCCGCGGCCTGTCCGTCGCGATGGTCGCCGGTGCGGTGGTGCTCGGACCCCTGCTGGCCGGTGGCGCCGGGCCGGTCCTGCACGACGGGCGGCTGGCCGCGCTGGTGATCGCGATCGCGGTGTGCTCGTCGGTGGTCCCGTACGCGCTCGAGCAGGTGGTGCTGCGCACGGTGCGGCCGGCCACGTTCGCGGTGCTGCTGGCGATGCTGCCGGCGACGGCCGCCGTCGTCGGCGCCGTCCTGCTCCAGCAGGTGCCGCACGGGCTCGAGGTGGTCGGCCTGCTGCTGGTCTCCGGCGCGATCGTGCTCACGGGCCTGGACCGCGACGCCCCGCCCACGGACGAGGCGCCGCCGCCGGCCTGACCGCTGCCGTCGCGAGGGGCCTAGAGGTACTGCCCGGTCGGCGGGTTGGGGGTACCCGGGTCCGCGACCGGGACCGGCATACCCGGTACCGGCCCCGGCCGCAGCTGTCGACGCATGCCCGTCAGCTGGCTCTGCGCGGCCATCTGCTGCGCCACGAGTGCGGTCTGGATGCCGTGGAAGAGGCCCTCGAGCCATCCGACCAGCTGGGCCTGCGCGATGCGCAGCTCGGCGTCCGACGGCGCCTCGTCCTCGACGAACGGGAGCGTGATGCGGTGGAGCTCGGAGACGAGCTCGGGCGACAGTCCGCCCTCGAGCTCGTGCAGCGACCGCTCGTGGATCTCCGCCAGCCGTGCGCGGGCCGCGTCGTCGAGCGGTGCGCTGCGCACCTCGTCGAGGAGCTGCTTGATCATCGTCCCGATCCGCATGACCTTCGCGGGCTGGTCCACCAGCGACGTGATGTCCTCGGACTTGTCGCCGTCGGCGTCGGCGTCGGGACCGAGCACCACCACCCGGCGCTCGTCGGCGGTCGGAGCGTGCTGCGCGTCGTTGTCGGCCATCAGGCATTCTCGCCGAAGTGCGCGCCGGGCGCAGCCGGACGGCACCTGGCTAGGGTGGTCGTCATGGCCTGGCTCAGCACACCTGCCCATGCCCGGTGGCTCGAGGACGAGACCGACCGGCTGCTCGACTTCGGACGGCCCTCGGCGGTGACCGGAGGGTTCGCCCGGCAGGACGAGGCCGGCGCCCCGGTCGACGGCCCGCTCGAGCTGTGGGTCGCGTGCCGGATGACGCACGTGTACGCGATCGGGCACCTGCTGGGCCGCCCCGGCTCCGCGGCCCTGGTCGACCACGGCATCGAGGCCCTGACCGGCGCGTTCCACGACGACGAGCACGGCGGCTGGTTCGCCGAGGTCGAGCGTGACGGCACCCCGCGGGACACCGACAAGGCCGCCTACCCGCACGCGTTCGTCATCCTGGCCGCGTCGAGCGCGACCACGGCGGGCCGCCCCGGCGCCCGCGCTCTGCTGGGCGAGGCGCTCGCGGTCTCGGAGCAGCGGTTCTGGGACGACGAGGCCGGCATGGTCGTCGAGCAGTGGGACCGGACGTTCGGCACGCTCGACGGCTACCGCGGCGTCAACGCGAACATGCACACGGTCGAGGCCTACCTCGCGGCGGCCGACGTCACCGGCGAGCGCGTCTGGCTGGAACGGGCGGTGCGGATGGTGGAGCGCGTGGTGCACAGGTGGGCCGCCGGCAACTCCTGGCGCATCCCGGAGCACTTCGACGCCCGGTGGGCACCGGACCTCGAGTACAACGCCGACACCCCGGCGCACCCGTTCCGCCCGTACGGCGCGACCATCGGCCACTGGCTCGAGTGGGCCCGGCTGACCCTGCACACCCGGGCCGCCCTCACGGCACGGGGGGACGTCGCCCCGGCCTGGATGCTCGACGACGCGATCTCGCTGTTCGACGCCGCCGCGCGCGAGGGGTGGGCCGTGGACGGCGCCCCCGGCTTCGTCTACACGGTCGACTGGTCCGGCGCACCCGTCGTGCGCGAGCGGATGCACTGGGTCGCCGCCGAAGCCGTCGCCGCGGCGGCCGCGCTGCACGCCGTGACGGGCGAGGACCGGTTCGACGACGCCTACACGCAGTGGTGGGAGTACATCGGCACCTACCACCTGGACCGGGTCG
This window harbors:
- a CDS encoding M48 family metallopeptidase produces the protein MTTTLRAALSAVLLAGFYVVALGLIVGMGALTVWAFQSDAEAAAAKLGFFTAAVAVGLVVALWQVARARPAPDRGPALTPADAPELWETVRELAAAADTRAPDDIRLLPDVNAAVSEDTRLLGLVGGTRHLYLGVPLLQTLDVGQLRSVLAHELGHYSRSHTRLGPLTYRGKQAIIATLQQLSGNIVGWFLRQYARLFFVVSAAVNRRQELEADQLSVRIAGRATAQSALREIPVADAAWSFYLSSYLEDAWESGYAPTAQGFFGGFGHLVAARTTELAQMRDDAPPAEQSRWDSHPSIAARVAAMEAMPDVDVPRDTRPASSLIPGFDAVATDLAAAAVDVDGRTQLDWEELTATSLAASRQRTADVVYRAAARVAGQQRANLGTVLDVVAGGGRGRLEEDLGIVAEEGEGDPLADVMELLVSQAAVQAGVARWQHSWSGPAALAGRDGRPINLTPVVAAALRPDTIESARAHLAELGVDVTSTGQVADTATAHGGEVLGGLASVKVDGTKHDVLVLDLGMILVPTPKRDENGKARMFGLLQSGSVLQLASYHRFLAYEEIATAKITKRTPLHAELTLHDGRTLTLKETWTGESLAKDSSLRLLEQLLAYEPDTEAVRA
- a CDS encoding diacylglycerol/lipid kinase family protein, which translates into the protein MTWEGWVAVCAAVVALAALVLAVILLLRQRELRRRIETPGTGAGARELRPARDVEAAGQRVAFVANPSKQDLPALRTAVLAACAARGLPEPLWLETTIADPGVGQARAAVAQRADVVVAIGGDGTVRAVAEGLVGTGVPMGLIPLGTGNLLARNLDLPLSDPMAALRLALEGRDRTIDVGWLRVHRWQSDPDDPVADAAEPYTELDLQRDHIFLVIAGLGFDAAMVADTDEQLKARVGWIAYFVSGMRHLHGRRTRVHVRLDDQPMTSTRLRSLLIGNCGRLPGGITLLPDAQLDDGWLDIAAIDTRGGIAGWAQLFGEVMLQGAGVRNDLPAKIGRIDHTRAQEVRVVVQGGEHVQVDGDIVGRVTELSARVDHGALVVRVATA
- the serS gene encoding serine--tRNA ligase, which translates into the protein MIDLRLLREDPDLVRASQVARGDDPHLVDEVLDADARRRSALTEFETVRAEQKSLGKLVAKAQGDEKHALLTRAKHLAEQVKALQSDADAAEAHATELSRRISNVVEDGVPPGGENDYVVLKHVGEVRDFDFPVRDHLALGEGLAAIDTERGAKVSGARFYYLTGIGARLELALLNAAVDKALGAGFTPVITPTLVKPEVMAGTGFLGAHADEVYHLPADDLYLVGTSEVALAGFHMGEILDLSAGPKRYAGWSACYRREAGSYGKDTRGIIRVHQFHKVEAFAYTTVEDAYDEHRRILGWQEEMLALAELPYRVIDTAAGDLGSSAARKFDCEAWLPSQERYLELTSTSNCTTFQARRLGVRERTADGSMRPVATLNGTLATTRWIVALLENHQQADGSVRVPAGLRPYLGGLEVLEPAR
- a CDS encoding HAD family hydrolase; its protein translation is MTRCHLVALDVDGTLMSYDGRISDEVRAAVRAVRDAGMHVVLATGRGVHSAAPVAHSLGLTQGWLVCSNGAVTARLDPAAENGYEIVRVVTFDPGPALRTIALELPDALFAVEDLGLGFRVSADFPEGELSGDLEVVSWEELTSTPATRVVIRSPGSTPELFHELVERVGLHEVEYAVGWSAWLDLTPGGVSKASALEDVRQHLAVQPHATVAIGDGSNDVQMLRWAARGVAMGHAGDAVRAAADEVTGAIEDDGALAVLHSLLN
- a CDS encoding ABC transporter substrate-binding protein encodes the protein MNGTRTRRGYRAAAAAGAGLALLLAGCSGGDGDGGGGDEGTGEATADCADFEQYGDLTGKTISIYAGIVTPEDQPYVESFAPFEECTGATVDYQADKQFEQQILVRAEAGNPPDIAIVPQPGLLAQLVATGTVVPAPEGVSANVDEFWDEAWKEYGSVDGTFYAAPSGASVKSLVWYSPAQFEENGWEIPTTLDDLAALSDSIVDTGIKPWCAGIASGEATGWPVTDWMEDMMLRVAGPEAFDQWVSHEIPFNSEDPTAALDAVGDYLKNDAYVNGGFGDVTSIASTAFQDGGLPILDGQCALHRMASFYAANWPEGTTVAEDGDVFAFYLPAESEDERPVLGAGEFVTAFSDRPEVQALQEFWSSAEWANLKAKSSSDLTGGGWLTANKGLDKENLVNPIDILSADILLDPEAVFRFDGSDRMPAAANSAFWKEATAWITGQPTIETLNKIEAAWPAS
- a CDS encoding carbohydrate ABC transporter permease; the encoded protein is MVVALLAFTAVIGLILFVVALLEKRGVRRVAWFFVGPTALLLLVGLVYPAARTIVRSFFDAANEAFIGFDNYSAIFTSPDQLVVLRNTVLWVVVAPFIATAVGLLYAIIVDGARGEAFAKSLIFLPMAISFVGASIIWKFVYEYRFYDPDLKVNPEQIGLLNQIVVWLGGQPQQFLINEPWNNLFLIVVMIWIQAGFAMTILSAAIKAIPTDIVEAARLDGVSGFRMFRFITVPTIRPTLVVVLTTIAIGSLKVFDIVRTMTGGLFGTSVVANEFFTQSFSAGNQGLGAALAVLLFVLVVPIIVYNIRQLRASEAR
- a CDS encoding carbohydrate ABC transporter permease, which gives rise to MTTTGPQLDLGGMQGPSDTRDGRPSALAEATKKRLSSPWASLVAVVLAVVWTIPTFGLLVSSFRPARDISRSGWWTVFTSPNFTLENYELVLSPEGSSSLAPYIVNSIVIVIPGVVIPILIASLAAYAFAWMDFKGKNVLFVAVFALQIVPIQVTLIPLLSLYADLNIAGTFWSIWISHTMFGLPLTVFLLHNFIREVPHELLEAARVDGAGHVTIFFRLMLPILKPALAAIGIYQFLWVWNDLLVALTFAGSSQEVAPMTVALFNLTGQRGSQWFLLTAGAFVSIIIPVLVFLSLQRYFVRGLLAGSVKG
- a CDS encoding EamA family transporter, whose product is MPAPLLFVVSGLTQYLGAALAVGVFGTIAAASVAWLRVAVAAVVLVLWQRPWRSRWRLADLRTAAVFGVVLAVMNVAFYVAIDHLPLGTAVSLEFLGPVAVAAVTGRGWRDRVGIAVAAAGVVLLAGVSLDTGPDAVVGLVAISVAAACWAAYILLGRRVARAANGGIRGLSVAMVAGAVVLGPLLAGGAGPVLHDGRLAALVIAIAVCSSVVPYALEQVVLRTVRPATFAVLLAMLPATAAVVGAVLLQQVPHGLEVVGLLLVSGAIVLTGLDRDAPPTDEAPPPA
- a CDS encoding bacterial proteasome activator family protein → MADNDAQHAPTADERRVVVLGPDADADGDKSEDITSLVDQPAKVMRIGTMIKQLLDEVRSAPLDDAARARLAEIHERSLHELEGGLSPELVSELHRITLPFVEDEAPSDAELRIAQAQLVGWLEGLFHGIQTALVAQQMAAQSQLTGMRRQLRPGPVPGMPVPVADPGTPNPPTGQYL
- a CDS encoding AGE family epimerase/isomerase, which codes for MAWLSTPAHARWLEDETDRLLDFGRPSAVTGGFARQDEAGAPVDGPLELWVACRMTHVYAIGHLLGRPGSAALVDHGIEALTGAFHDDEHGGWFAEVERDGTPRDTDKAAYPHAFVILAASSATTAGRPGARALLGEALAVSEQRFWDDEAGMVVEQWDRTFGTLDGYRGVNANMHTVEAYLAAADVTGERVWLERAVRMVERVVHRWAAGNSWRIPEHFDARWAPDLEYNADTPAHPFRPYGATIGHWLEWARLTLHTRAALTARGDVAPAWMLDDAISLFDAAAREGWAVDGAPGFVYTVDWSGAPVVRERMHWVAAEAVAAAAALHAVTGEDRFDDAYTQWWEYIGTYHLDRVGGSWWHELGTDNSVSRTVWAGKADLYHAVQATLVPRLPLTPMIAPALAAGLLD